TAAGAAAGATGCCTTATGTGCCAACGGCTGCTATTTGGGGATCACTGTTAGGTTCGTGTCGAGTCCACTCGAACGTCGACATCGGCATAATTGTGGGTCAGAAGCTTCTAGAAATAGAGCCTGAAAATGCTGGTAACTATGTTATTCTCTCAAATTTGTATGCTTCTGCAGGAAAATGGGAAGATATGAGGAATATAAGGGACCTGATGCAAGAGAAAGCTGTGATAAAGGAGCCAGGTCGCAGTTGGGTAGAGCTTGATCAGATTGTTCATACTTTCCATGCAAGTGATCACACTCATCCAAGAAGGGAGGAGGTGGCGAGGAAGGTGAAAGAATTAGCCATTAAATTCAAGGAAGAGGGTTATGTTCCCAACTTGAGTTGTGTGTTGTATGATGTGGATGAAGAACAGAAAGAGAAGGTACTTCTAGGCCACAGTGAAAAGCTAGCTATGGCATTTTGGTTGATTGCTGCCCCTGAAGGAGCAACGATCCGAGTCATAAAAAACCTCCGAGTTTGCGTCGATTGCCATAGTTTTGCCAAATTTGTGTCGAAGCTTTATGCAAGAACGGTAATCCTAAGGGACAAAAACCGGTTCCATAATATAGTTGGGGGAACATGTTCTTGTGGAGATTATTGGTAAAAGCTTCCATGTTAGAAATAGCAATGACTCGTCTCTTCTCTGCTACTATTAAGATTGCAACTTTGTTGCAGTCTAGAATACATGAACTGAAGTAGCCTATGATCCAAAGAAGGGGAAGAACAGTTCAAGATCAATATTTAATTCCTAATGTCGAACATCGCGGTGGCTGTAGCAAGACATCAAAACTGAAATCTTACGACACATCATGAGGTTTCCAACTTCGGAATTTTTCTGAACCTGTTGAATCTATTAGCGTTCTCATTCACTTGGAGGTTGAAACAAGTTGAGGTGTATACGGGCGAAATAATCTCCAATAGCTCGAGATCAAGGTGTTTACCAAATGAATACCAGATGTGCTGAACGTGGATAGCTAATGGGAACTAAAGATCCCATTTTTAAGTATGTTACATAACAGATTATACATGGAGATCGCACAAAAGAATGAAGACCTCGATCAAAGAATTCTTTTGGACTTCTGTTCaataatgtttaaattgaTTCTCTCTTGGTAAGTATACAAGTAATTACCTTTCGAATTCAATATCGTTCCTATCACTTTATTATAGATTATGATTTAGCTCCGTAGCTTCAATCTCGATTTACTTTCTAGTCTGAAAAATCTCGTCAAGAGAATGAATTAACATTTGATTCtcatttattcatatttagaTCTACATACAAAATACTCTCATTTCGCAAGACTTCTCATGTTATtgcaaaatttaattaagatcaGATAATCAGGAGCCATTCAATCGAAATGAGCGGTTAATATCAAAAGTACAATTCTGTTAACGGTACGCCACTTGTAAAGATCGTCGCGCGGGAAATGGAGAAGGCTAAAATCAGCAAACAAGAAACTTTCGGCgactgaaaataaaaaaactcgaTCTTGCAAACACCCATTGTGTTCTTCATCGGATCGGATCGGATCGGATCATATACTACTCAGGCTCTGCGATTCTTGTTTTCACTTGGACCCTCTCCTCGAATTTCTatggcgaagaagaagaaatctagGGTTCCTatggaagaagaggaggaagagcaAGTTGAAACTCCGAGTGAATCTTACGCCACTCAGAACAGCCTCTACGAGGTACGGCGTGTGTCTTTTATGTTATGGATGATTTGTGGATTGACACACCATTTTATCTCGACATTCTTTTGCCCTAAAAATGGAGTCGAGTGGCGTTTTCGTGCTTCATTATTTACGGCTTATGGTGGATGTTCTTGTCTTATGATGTGTAGCTTTTGCTTGTGTTGTTAGTTTTGAATCCTTCAATTTTATGAGGTGGAAATCGTTGTTAATACTCCAATTTCTAGCGTTTCTTTACATTTGGTGGGAATTCGCCGATTTTGAGACAAGAACAGAGCTAATCCGATCAATTGATGgcgtttgttctttttctgcgttttttcttcaaatcttgTTCTGCAATACCTTGTTAGCTCTCTGGTTCCGTAGGAGTGAAGAAATTCAGCTGCCCATATCAATGAAACAGGAGAGGATCCCAGATTTCTTTTAGCCATATGAATTAAGACTATATCTTACACAACTTTTAGCCTTCTCTTTTGTCACTTAACTGATAGTTGTTAGAACACCGGGATTTTGATAATGAGTTGCAAtcgtgtgagatcccacatcagttggagagtagaacgaagcattacttataagggtgtcgttttaaaaccgtgagactgacgacgatacgtaatgggttaaagcggacaatatctgctagtggtaggcttgggctgttacagattGTTTTATTGTTCTGAATTGTTTTATTGTTCCGATGAAAGGAATGTATGAATTAACTGCATCCCTATAGTGTGTGGTTCCTTCACTTCCTAAATTTGGTATATAATAATGGTTGTAGGTTCTTGGAGTGGAGAGGACAGCTTCTCAGCAGGAAATCAAGAAGGCATACTATAAGTTGGCGCTTCGCCTTCACCCTGACAAAAACCCTGGAGATGAGGTGATGAATGCTAATTTTACATCTGCAAATTTTAGTTCTgtgtttttaaattgatttttgttctattttgtAATCATTTGTTTGAAGTTATATGTAGTTGTTTACTTGTTACTTTCATCCCTTCAGGAAGCCAAAGAGAAATTTCAGCAGCTGCAAAAGGTTGTGTCCATTCTTGGGGATGAGGAGAAGCGTGCAGTTTATGATCAAACAGGCTGCATTGATGATGCTGTAAGTACTCACCTAACTTATACTTTTAGACATTTGTAGTCTACTGATATCGCATGAGGACTTGAATAGTAGATCGATGCATAAGTACGCATCGTATTGGTTCATTTACAGGACACTTTGGAACGTACAATTGAGTATTCAACTTACTATTAGACTTAGTGTTAAAGAATTGCAATCTGATGTCTTTCTGGATTCTTTTCACATCAGGACCTTGCAGGGGACGTTGTTCGGAATCTTCACGAGTTTTTCAGAACGATGTACAAAAAGGTTTCACTTTCACCAAGTAGAAAGATCAATACCTTTATAATATCAATGGAATTAGTTTGTAACTATGTATGGTTAATTGTAGGTCACTGAAGCTGACATAGATGAATTTGAAGCAAATTACCGAGGATCTGAATCAGAGAAGAAggatttgattgatttgttTAAGAAATTCAAGGGGAATATGAACAGGTAATGAGAGTGTCTCATAACTGTCCTGTTTTTATGTGCACTTGCCAAGCTGCATTCTTaagtttcttctttcacaGGATGTTCTGTTCTATGCTTTGTTCGGATCCCAAGCTTGATTCGCACAGATTCAAGGATATTTTGGATGAGGCTATAGCTAATGGTTAGCATTCATCTTGCTTTTATATTGATGGCTATGTCACCTAACCTTCTCTTATATTGCTGCTCTAGGGTTGCTATGGCTACCTCATCCTAggatttgttttgttgataCTTCTAGTACATTTCTTTGCAACCCCCTTCGACGTGATGATGCTAATGTTATCCTTTCTTCCTTGCGTTAGGGGAACTGAAGGTAACGAAGGCCTACGAGAAATGGGCATGGAAAATATCCGAAACAAAGCAACCTACCAGCCCTGTGAGGAAGAGGGTGAAGTAAGCTTTTCACTGTGTTTTATCACTTTCTATGACTTCGATGATGGTACTTCGACTTTTATATCAGTCAAATCTCGTCATCTTGGACCGAAGAGCTTACTGAATGCTTGGATTTGTTGACAGATCCAATAAAGAGTCGGAAACAGATCTCTATGCAATAATATCTCAGAGAAGGAATGAGAGGAAAGATCGATTCGATTCCATGTTCTCGTCTTTGGTTTCTAGATATGGGGGAGGCGATTTGTCAGAACCGACTGAGGAAGAATTCGAGGCTGCCCAGAAGAAGCTAGAGAGCCGAAAGTCGTCCAAAAAATccaagaggaagaggaagtaAGTCTCTCATCTATGATTGGTAAATTGCTTGATCAATTGTTAGATTCTGTACAAACGTTTTAGCTCTGTGCTGCTGAATGACTTTAGAAATGTTGAGACAATGGTTTCCATGATGGTTGTTCTTAACCATTTGCAACAAATGAAGAATTCAAATAATCAAAGTCTTCAACAAACCCCACTATATAGCAACCTCTTAAATGCAGAGTACAATTATTCTATACACATTCTTACAGAAAGAAACGAAGATAACACTTTCAGGATTCAAATAAATCACAAGCTTTCATTCTCTTAAATAACCTGAATGAAagttcaagaaagagatgTTACTCACAGTTGATGGTCTGAAATCCAAAGGATTGTTCCACTGTAATgatccatcatcatcatcagaCCATTTCATATCAACATTTTCGAAACTCAATCCTTCAATGTGCTCCATAATCATACCTGCCATCCCATGTTTAACAAAGCCTTGGCAACCCGGTCTGTAGTCTGCTATACCACCACCATATTTTGTCCATCTTTTGTAGGTCAACTTCACGTTGTTGAATCTCAGATTACTCAGAACTCCGGATTTCGATCCCGACAAGAAAACCCCGTTTTCGGAGGTTGCTGTGATGTTTATGAAGTTTATGTTTGAGATTGAACCCTCCTTCGAGCCTGGATCTCTAGGGCAAGTCGTAACGTAAATTGGCTCAGCTCTTCCCCACCATGAAGGATCATAATATCTTGTACTTACGTTCATGTTTGAGAATGTAATGTCATTTGCACTTCCTACAGGAGAATATGAAGACAGAATTTCTTAATGGGATAGGAAAGGAGTGGAAATTCAAACCATTTCGACCTTTTGGTTGAGAAAATGTCTAAACTAATCGAATTATCTTCAAGTTggtaatataaaaataggtTTCATTTGTCTGAATTTCTGTATTTTGCTCTAACCCCACTTCtaaaaagttgaaatcttGTTCTAAAAAGCAGAAAACTGTTATATATAATGGCTCCAAAAAGACTAAAGTTTGAGCATCACAACTaagaagggaatgaaaaaCTGACCTCCATCGCGCAGCTGGAACCCCAGACCTCGATGAGAATCGACAATGGTGATGTTGTCGAAGAGCATTCGGGTGAAATTGAACCAACTGGCGCTACCCAGCTTGATGGCAGAAGATTTGGTTCTAATCCAGCAGTTAGTGGCAGTTAAATTGAAGACAGGGCCATTAGATGTTTTGGGGCAGATTGCATCATCTCCGGTGTCGATTCTGCACCTTGTAATGAAGGTATTATTGGAGTCTTCAATATCAATCCCGTCGTTGTTTGGTGTATCGAAATCTCCataaattgaaacatcttcGATGATTGTGTTCTCACATCGAACCAGGTGCAAGCTGCATCAAATTTCACTTAGAGAAATGCAGTAATTATgtaagagagagggagggagagtgTCGCACGCACCACCAGTGAGCAGGCTGATTCAAACTAACATTCGAAACCCTAACATTCTTCGACCCGATGAACCCAATCAGATCCGGCCTGCACTCATCGCCATAGCACGCCCCGGTCTTGTTCCAACTCACCATCACGTTCTTCCTCTTATCGAACTTCTCCACGAATTTCAGCCCCTGCCCATCCACCACGCCTCCGCCGCTGATCTCGACATCGCTCGCGTTCTCCGCCACCACCGCATACCACCTCGACGAATCCATGGGATAGTCCTCCATCCTCGTTCCGGCCAGCACGGTGGCGCCAGGTTGGATGTCCAATACGACGCCGGATTGAAGCCATATCGTCGCGGTCAGGTAGGTACCCGGCGGAAATATAACGTAGCAGCGGACCGGCGAGGGGCAGCTGTTAATAGCGGACTGAATCGCTGCAGTGTCGTAGTGGACTCCATCGCCGATGGCTCCGAAGTCGGTGACGGAGAAGGAGGTTGATCCGCCGGGAAGTCTGATTGAGGGAACAACGCAGTGTGAATGGATgatgagagagaagaaaaagaaaagaattgcCATTGGATGTTGATTCATCTTCATCTCTTGATTCtgatttttcctttcccttttagttatattgttattttattagaattcttcttttaaagaaaagCTCTCCGGTCCATTACTTGGTGGGCGGATAATGGATTACGTTAGATTTCATTAAGATCACTGAAGAAATTCTTAGTTGAATCCATGGCGTTCGGTTTTGATATCATCAAGTTGTGTGTTCTTCATATGAATATCGGGAAGAACAAAGATCGGAGAAAGAGTAGCAATCACAATCAGTACAATTTTAGTCTGACAGTCTTCAGTAATGGCTTCAATCAAAGCAGCCTCCAAATTAGTATacacattaaaaatttagataccAAATCAAATTCCTCTCGGCTTCGTCTTCTTCGTCGTCTTCTTTGTCGTCTTCTTCGCCTTGAACACCCAGTTGAATGTGGAGGCAGATACTCTACTTCTCTGCTTACTCCTATcactattaatatatttcGCTATATACACGGCTGCTACCTACAACTAAAATATAATGCTGCCTTCACGCCTCCATCTTCAACTGATTTTGAGCGTACAGATGCTGTTTCATACATAGTTGATCAGTTGAACTATGTTTAAATTGGTCATTTTAGAGTATTACAGAATAAGGTCATAGATCATAGAGTAAGAGTTGTATACCTGAATTTGCTGAAGAGTCGTAACTTAAAAGAGAGTTTTCAGGAGTGCTGAAAGTATGAAGGTTATGCTCGTCCCTCGCCCCGGCTAGCTGGTTAACTACTGCTGCATCAAAATGCCATTGCTGTTGATATTGTTGTCTGCTTCCACTTGGGGAGATTTCTGACCACATCAATGGCGTAATCATGGTTGGAAGGTTGCTTTCGTGTACGGGTTCGTTCTGAGATTTCAGTAAACGATAACACGACGTTAAATCTCGTTCACAGAAAGttgacaaagaaaaagaagcagaTGCGCTGATATACTTACTTCTGCAGCCAATATGCTATCAATGTTGAAATCAACTCTGGGGTTAACTGCTGCAAGCCTCATTGACAAGAACTGCAACACAGCAAG
This portion of the Cucurbita pepo subsp. pepo cultivar mu-cu-16 chromosome LG08, ASM280686v2, whole genome shotgun sequence genome encodes:
- the LOC111799623 gene encoding chaperone protein dnaJ 6-like; this translates as MAKKKKSRVPMEEEEEEQVETPSESYATQNSLYEVLGVERTASQQEIKKAYYKLALRLHPDKNPGDEEAKEKFQQLQKVVSILGDEEKRAVYDQTGCIDDADLAGDVVRNLHEFFRTMYKKVTEADIDEFEANYRGSESEKKDLIDLFKKFKGNMNRMFCSMLCSDPKLDSHRFKDILDEAIANGELKVTKAYEKWAWKISETKQPTSPVRKRVKSNKESETDLYAIISQRRNERKDRFDSMFSSLVSRYGGGDLSEPTEEEFEAAQKKLESRKSSKKSKRKRK
- the LOC111799618 gene encoding uncharacterized protein LOC111799618, with product MKMNQHPMAILFFFFSLIIHSHCVVPSIRLPGGSTSFSVTDFGAIGDGVHYDTAAIQSAINSCPSPVRCYVIFPPGTYLTATIWLQSGVVLDIQPGATVLAGTRMEDYPMDSSRWYAVVAENASDVEISGGGVVDGQGLKFVEKFDKRKNVMVSWNKTGACYGDECRPDLIGFIGSKNVRVSNVSLNQPAHWCLHLVRCENTIIEDVSIYGDFDTPNNDGIDIEDSNNTFITRCRIDTGDDAICPKTSNGPVFNLTATNCWIRTKSSAIKLGSASWFNFTRMLFDNITIVDSHRGLGFQLRDGGSANDITFSNMNVSTRYYDPSWWGRAEPIYVTTCPRDPGSKEGSISNINFINITATSENGVFLSGSKSGVLSNLRFNNVKLTYKRWTKYGGGIADYRPGCQGFVKHGMAGMIMEHIEGLSFENVDMKWSDDDDGSLQWNNPLDFRPSTVSNISFLNFHSGYLRE